From Salvia splendens isolate huo1 chromosome 3, SspV2, whole genome shotgun sequence, a single genomic window includes:
- the LOC121794926 gene encoding transcription factor bHLH49-like isoform X1, with the protein MDVVGKDASVEPSNANDDSLNYHTPNIAPEWQVNGNNLTNTSIGMTSVCNSMVESSACSSPSMVDSFCPTVWDHSINGQSLGYCDVNVQNDVSTSSNLGSVRADLGWNPSAMMRGGMFMPPVSGMLPNFPADSGFIERAARFSCFSGGNFGEMMNLFAVPDPLNPFSQGLGVVHSQRHEMNMAELSKEGGLFMGKPGAEGSPFKNEKRSESLHDEAKQGVGIAGNDSDEAECSGRGPQEEVACMTGESPGKGLGPKKRKRGGVQNAQNDENNETPTQSAETTKDTREMKQKGDHNTTSNSNPGSKNGKQGSRGSDPPKEDYIHVRARRGQATNSHSLAERVRREKISERMKFLQDLVPGCSKVTGKAVMLDEIINYVQSLQRQVEFLSMKLATVNPRLEFNVEGFLTKDMLQSRGGMSSLGLLPDMTMPFPPIHPPQLGLIQTCIPSNSAEALRRPINIQSPSVCAGFKEPSSQPQVSNWEDELHNVVHMGFTSSAPSSSQDLSGSLPPGHMKAEP; encoded by the exons ATGGATGTTGTTGGAAAAGATGCTAGTGTTGAGCCTTCTAATGCAAATGATGATTCTTTAAACTATCACACTCCTAATATAGCTCCAGAGTGGCAAGTTAATGGAAATAATTTAACTAACACGTCTATTGGGATGACGTCCGTCTGCAATTCAATGGTGGAGTCCTCTGCTTGCTCCTCGCCCTCGATGGTTGATTCATTTTGCCCTACGGTTTGGGACCATTCGATTAACGGACAGAGTTTGGGGTATTGCGATGTGAATGTACAGAATGATGTTAGCACTTCTAGTAACCTTGGTTCTGTGAGGGCTGATTTGGGTTGGAACCCAAGTGCAATGATGCGAGGGGGTATGTTCATGCCGCCTGTTTCGGGTATGCTGCCTAACTTTCCGGCTGATTCTGGTTTCATTGAGAGGGCAGCGAGATTTTCGTGCTTCAGTGGAGGGAATTTCGGTGAAATGATGAACCTGTTTGCTGTTCCTGACCCGCTGAATCCGTTCTCTCAGGGGTTGGGTGTGGTTCACTCGCAGAGGCATGAAATGAACATGGCCGAGTTGTCCAAAGAGGGTGGTCTGTTTATGGGGAAGCCGGGGGCTGAAGGGAGCCCTTTCAAGAATGAGAAGAGGAGCGAGAGTTTACATGATGAGGCCAAACAGGGAGTTGGGATAGCGGGTAATGACTCTGACGAGGCTGAGTGTAGCGGCCGTGGCCCTCAAGAGGAGGTGGCCTGCATGACGGGAGAGTCTCCTGGCAAAGGGCTTGGCCCTaagaagaggaagagaggaGGGGTGCAG AATGCTCAGAATGATGAGAATAATGAAACCCCAACGCAGTCCGCTGAGACGACAAAGGACACCAGGGAGATGAAACAAAAAGGTGATCACAACACTACATCAAACAGCAATCCTGGCAGCAAGAATGGGAAGCAGGGGTCTCGAGGCTCGGATCCGCCTAaggaagattacatacatgttaGAGCACGGAGAGGTCAAGCAACGAACAGCCACAGTCTCGCTGAGAGG GTGAGAAGGGAAAAGATCAGTGAAAGGATGAAATTCCTTCAGGATCTTGTGCCTGGTTGCAGCAAG GTCACCGGAAAAGCTGTAATGCTCGATGAAATCATCAATTATGTGCAATCACTACAACGGCAAGTTGAG TTCCTATCAATGAAGCTCGCGACTGTAAATCCTCGTTTGGAGTTCAACGTTGAAGGGTTCCTAACTAAAGAT ATGCTACAATCTAGAGGTGGTATGTCGTCACTAGGATTATTGCCAGATATGACTATGCCGTTTCCTCCAATTCATCCGCCACAACTGGGACTAATCCAGACATGTATTCCAAGTAACTCTGCTGAAGCTCTTCGTAGACCAATCAATATTCAATCACCATCCGTCTGTGCAGGATTCAAAGAACCTTCTTCTCAA CCTCAGGTATCCAACTGGGAGGATGAACTTCACAATGTCGTGCACATGGGCTTCACCTCGAGTGCTCCTTCCAGTAGCCAGGATTTAAGTG GCTCTCTGCCACCAGGACACATGAAAGCCGAGCCCTGA
- the LOC121794926 gene encoding transcription factor bHLH49-like isoform X2: MDVVGKDASVEPSNANDDSLNYHTPNIAPEWQVNGNNLTNTSIGMTSVCNSMVESSACSSPSMVDSFCPTVWDHSINGQSLGYCDVNVQNDVSTSSNLGSVRADLGWNPSAMMRGGMFMPPVSGMLPNFPADSGFIERAARFSCFSGGNFGEMMNLFAVPDPLNPFSQGLGVVHSQRHEMNMAELSKEGGLFMGKPGAEGSPFKNEKRSESLHDEAKQGVGIAGNDSDEAECSGRGPQEEVACMTGESPGKGLGPKKRKRGGVQNAQNDENNETPTQSAETTKDTREMKQKGDHNTTSNSNPGSKNGKQGSRGSDPPKEDYIHVRARRGQATNSHSLAERVRREKISERMKFLQDLVPGCSKVTGKAVMLDEIINYVQSLQRQVEFLSMKLATVNPRLEFNVEGFLTKDMLQSRGGMSSLGLLPDMTMPFPPIHPPQLGLIQTCIPSNSAEALRRPINIQSPSVCAGFKEPSSQVSNWEDELHNVVHMGFTSSAPSSSQDLSGSLPPGHMKAEP, from the exons ATGGATGTTGTTGGAAAAGATGCTAGTGTTGAGCCTTCTAATGCAAATGATGATTCTTTAAACTATCACACTCCTAATATAGCTCCAGAGTGGCAAGTTAATGGAAATAATTTAACTAACACGTCTATTGGGATGACGTCCGTCTGCAATTCAATGGTGGAGTCCTCTGCTTGCTCCTCGCCCTCGATGGTTGATTCATTTTGCCCTACGGTTTGGGACCATTCGATTAACGGACAGAGTTTGGGGTATTGCGATGTGAATGTACAGAATGATGTTAGCACTTCTAGTAACCTTGGTTCTGTGAGGGCTGATTTGGGTTGGAACCCAAGTGCAATGATGCGAGGGGGTATGTTCATGCCGCCTGTTTCGGGTATGCTGCCTAACTTTCCGGCTGATTCTGGTTTCATTGAGAGGGCAGCGAGATTTTCGTGCTTCAGTGGAGGGAATTTCGGTGAAATGATGAACCTGTTTGCTGTTCCTGACCCGCTGAATCCGTTCTCTCAGGGGTTGGGTGTGGTTCACTCGCAGAGGCATGAAATGAACATGGCCGAGTTGTCCAAAGAGGGTGGTCTGTTTATGGGGAAGCCGGGGGCTGAAGGGAGCCCTTTCAAGAATGAGAAGAGGAGCGAGAGTTTACATGATGAGGCCAAACAGGGAGTTGGGATAGCGGGTAATGACTCTGACGAGGCTGAGTGTAGCGGCCGTGGCCCTCAAGAGGAGGTGGCCTGCATGACGGGAGAGTCTCCTGGCAAAGGGCTTGGCCCTaagaagaggaagagaggaGGGGTGCAG AATGCTCAGAATGATGAGAATAATGAAACCCCAACGCAGTCCGCTGAGACGACAAAGGACACCAGGGAGATGAAACAAAAAGGTGATCACAACACTACATCAAACAGCAATCCTGGCAGCAAGAATGGGAAGCAGGGGTCTCGAGGCTCGGATCCGCCTAaggaagattacatacatgttaGAGCACGGAGAGGTCAAGCAACGAACAGCCACAGTCTCGCTGAGAGG GTGAGAAGGGAAAAGATCAGTGAAAGGATGAAATTCCTTCAGGATCTTGTGCCTGGTTGCAGCAAG GTCACCGGAAAAGCTGTAATGCTCGATGAAATCATCAATTATGTGCAATCACTACAACGGCAAGTTGAG TTCCTATCAATGAAGCTCGCGACTGTAAATCCTCGTTTGGAGTTCAACGTTGAAGGGTTCCTAACTAAAGAT ATGCTACAATCTAGAGGTGGTATGTCGTCACTAGGATTATTGCCAGATATGACTATGCCGTTTCCTCCAATTCATCCGCCACAACTGGGACTAATCCAGACATGTATTCCAAGTAACTCTGCTGAAGCTCTTCGTAGACCAATCAATATTCAATCACCATCCGTCTGTGCAGGATTCAAAGAACCTTCTTCTCAA GTATCCAACTGGGAGGATGAACTTCACAATGTCGTGCACATGGGCTTCACCTCGAGTGCTCCTTCCAGTAGCCAGGATTTAAGTG GCTCTCTGCCACCAGGACACATGAAAGCCGAGCCCTGA